A stretch of Aspergillus nidulans FGSC A4 chromosome VI DNA encodes these proteins:
- a CDS encoding GMC family oxidoreductase (transcript_id=CADANIAT00009860), with amino-acid sequence MTAHPTWDFIIVGSGPAGSTLASKLALSAAQPRILLLEAGQRKDDRTLRVSGNRWTTFQEADINWGYKTTPQEHCNGREIDYSRGKVLGGGSAINFGIYTVGAKDDYDAWAEIVGDDLFNWENMKERFKAIENFDTSIKNEAYRSFAAPKSEDHGRDGALKLSYAEEWEEDLPLVMDAFRQAGVKWNMDHNSGDPIGVGLAINSVHRGVRSTASDVIDDTLAKRADNLEVRTGMTVRKVVFDGDKAVGVQVGDEVFYASKEVILSGGSLDTPRILMHSGIGPADHLKEFGIPVFKDVPCIGQGLRDHPFVPICYLRNPSTNDRNAFYGSQEAMDAAMKQWLVDGSGPWARHGAQLMMGWLKSDAVTKSAEFAALPKDVQTFLNRPTVPHYEVSAGFPLHMLAPELTKDYSYVCLLAFLMNEQSAGEVRLQSSNPEVPLLFNANFMAHPYDRRVCVEAVREVLAVTNHPAFAKDTVNMILGPKSDSEEDILDHWRNTIVSSWHMTGTVKMGKRGEQDAAVDKSFRLMGVDGLRVADMSVVPVLANNHTQATAYVTGSTAADVLIKEYGLDSTVSRL; translated from the exons ATGACCGCCCACCCAACCTGGGACTTTATCATTGTTGGAA GCGGCCCTGCGGGCTCCACGCTCGCCTCGAAGCTCGCCCTCAGCGCCGCGCAACCgcgcatcctcctcctcgaagCCGGCCAGCGTAAAGACGACCGCACCCTGCGCGTCTCCGGGAACAGATGGACGACTTTCCAGGAAGCCGACATTAACTGGGGGTACAAGACCACGCCGCAGGAGCACTGCAACGGGCGGGAGATCGACTACAGCCGTGGAAAGGTGCTCGGCGGCGGCTCGGCCATCAATTTTGGAATCTACACCGTCGGCGCCAAGGATGACTATGACGCCTGGGCGGAGATCGTGGGCGACGATCTCTTCAACTGGGAGAACATGAAGGAGCGGTTCAAGGCGATTGAGAACTTCGACACATCGATCAAGAACGAGGCGTACCGGTCGTTTGCCGCGCCCAAGAGTGAGGACCACGGGCGAGACGGGGCGCTGAAACTGAGCTACGCCGAAGagtgggaggaggatctgCCGCTCGTAATGGATGCCTTTAGGCAGGCGGGCGTCAAGTGGAATATGGATCATAACTCGGGCGACCCGATCGGTGTTGGGTTGGCGATCAACTCGGTCCACCGGGGTGTCCGTAGCACGGCGAGCGATGTGATTGATGACACGCTGGCGAAGCGGGCGGATAACCTCGAGGTCCGCACAGGAATGACGGTTCGAAAGGTGGTTTTCGACGGCGACAAGGCTGTCGGCGTCCAGGTGGGAGACGAAGTTT TCTACGCCAGCAAAGAGGTCATCCTCTCTGGCGGCTCTCTCGACACGCCGCGCATTCTTATGCACTCCGGCATTGGGCCGGCAGACCACCTCAAAGAATTCGGCATCCCCGTCTTTAAGGACGTGCCCTGCATCGGCCAGGGGCTGCGAGACCACCCCTTCGTCCCGATCTGCTACCTCCGCAACCCGTCCACAAACGACCGCAATGCGTTCTACGGCTCGCAAGAAGCCATGGACGCCGCAATGAAACAGTGGCTGGTCGACGGATCCGGACCTTGGGCACGCCATGGCGCCCAGCTGATGATGGGCTGGCTGAAGAGCGATGCGGTGACCAAGTCTGCCGAGTTTGCCGCGCTACCAAAGGACGTCCAGACTTTCTTGAACAGACCAACAGTCCCTCACTATGAGGTCTCGGCCGGGTTCCCGCTGCATATGCTGGCGCCGGAACTGACCAAGGACTACAGCTATGTCTGTCTTCTTGCCTTCCTGATGAACGAGCAGAGTGCCGGCGAGGTCCGACTGCAGTCGTCCAACCCTGAAGTTCCCTTGCTCTTTAACGCCAACTTCATGGCGCACCCGTACGATCGTCGTGTCTGCGTCGAGGCTGTTCGGGAAGTTTTGGCTGTGACGAACCACCCTGCCTTTGCCAAAGATACCGTGAACATGATCCTTGGCCCCAAGTccgacagcgaagaagatatttTAGACCACTGGAGGAACACGATCGTCTCGTCCTGGCATATGACGGGGACGGTCAAGATGGGCAAGCGGGGCGAGCAGGACGCGGCGGTGGACAAGAGCTTCAGGCTCATGGGAGTGGACGGACTGAGAGTGGCGGATATGAGTGTCGTCCCCGTCCTGGCAAACAACCACACCCAGGCCACGGCGTACGTTACGGGCTCGACGGCGGCGGACGTGTTAATCAAGGAGTATGGGCTGGACTCGACCGTGAGCAGGCTATGA
- a CDS encoding aldehyde dehydrogenase family protein (transcript_id=CADANIAT00009861), whose product MLLDTTTFHNVINGQLTSTATTRHSLNPATKKENPAVPVSTAKDVDDAVSVAKTAFKSWSRTSYEERRRACLAYADTLEANKEALAALLTQEQGKPLDQAAVEVGMAVTWTRQLPTIEIPENVIQDKEECRIVQRYTPLGVAAAIVPWNFPVLLAVGKIIPAVYTGNTVIVKPSPYTPYCALKLAELAISHFPPGVIQALSGGDDLGPMITEHPGIDKISFTGSTATGKKVMASASKTIKRVTLELGGNDAAIVCDDVDIDKVVPNLAILSFLTSSQICMMIKRLYVHEKIYDKFLQKFVAFVSNFKVGAGTQEGVFIGPVQNEMQYKKAKDLFSSIESEKLCAVLGGTITASDGYYIAPTIIDNPPESSRVVQEEPFAPILPVLKWSDEDDVIARANGTDSALAASVWSVDMERAQRIAGQLAGGSVWINSHFEVSPFAPFGGHKSSGIGVEWGLSGLLGYCNSQTIWMKKA is encoded by the exons ATGCTTCTTGACACTACTACATTTCACAATGTTATCAACGGCCAGTTGACATCCACGGCCACTACCCGCCACTCCCTGAACCCAGCTACCAAGAAAGAGAACCCGGCCGTCCCGGTCAGCACGGCCAAAGACGTCGACGACGCTGTCTCTGTCGCAAAGACTGCCTTCAAGTCATGGTCGCGCACCAGCTACGAGGAACGCCGCAGGGCGTGCCTCGCCTACGCCGACACCCTTGAAGCCAACAAGGAGGCTCTGGCGGCACTCCTCACCCAGGAGCAAGGGAAACCGCTCGACCAGGCCGCCGTCGAGGTCGGCATGGCCGTCACCTGGACCCGGCAGTTGCCCACGATTGAGATCCCCGAGAACGTCATCCAGGATAAGGAGGAGTGCCGGATCGTCCAGCGGTACACGCCGCTCGGCGTGGCGGCCGCTATTGTGCCCTGGAACTTCCCCGTCCTGCTGGCAGTGGGCAAGATAATCCCCGCTGTTTACACGGGAAATACAGTGATTGTAAAACCGTCTCCCTACACGCCGTACTGCGCCCTCAAACTCGCCGAGCTGGCGATCTCGCACTTTCCGCCCGGCGTCATCCAGGCGCTCAGTGGGGGAGACGATCTTGGGCCCATGATCACCGAGCACCCTGGGATCGACAAGATCTCGTTCACAGGCTCGACGGCTACTGGTAAGAAGGTCATGGCCAGCGCGTCGAAGACGATCAAGCGCGTCACTCTCGAGCTGGGCGGCAACGACGCCGCGATTGTCTGCGACGAcgtcgatatcgacaagGTCGTTCCTAAC CTCGctatcctctccttcctgaCCTCCTCGCAGATCTGCATGATGATCAAACGTCTCTACGTGCACGAAAAGATCTACGACAAGTTCCTGCAAAAATTTGTCGCGTTTGTCTCCAACTTCAAGGTCGGCGCCGGCACGCAGGAAGGCGTCTTCATCGGCCCTGTGCAGAACGAGATGCAGTATAAGAAGGCCAAGgacctcttctccagcatcgAGTCCGAGAAGCTCTGCGCTGTCTTGGGCGGCACAATCACCGCGTCTGACGGCTACTACATCGCGCCAACGATCATCGACAACCCGCCCGAGAGCTCGCGCGTCGTGCAGGAGGAACCGTTTGCGCCTATTCTGCCGGTGCTCAAGTGgtccgacgaggacgacgtgATTGCGCGTGCCAACGGAACCGACAGCGCTCTGGCAGCGAGCGTCTGGAGTGTGGATATGGAGCGGGCGCAGCGTATTGCGGGGCAGCTGGCCGGAGGGTCAGTGTGGATCAACTCGCACTTCGAGGTCAGTCCATTTGCCCCGTTTGGGGGGCACAAGAGCTCGGGCATTGGCGTGGAGTGGGGGCTGTCGGGGTTGTTGGGGTACTGCAATTCGCAGACGAtatggatgaagaaggcgtaG
- a CDS encoding putative MFS alpha-glucoside transporter (transcript_id=CADANIAT00009862) → MSGSEKKVNLVQVIPAESETDVHEAALSYEFTKDEHTLTFWAAARRHWPALAWGMFMNLATVLKGIDGGVVKGLVGLDVFKATYGYYNASKGEYMLAAQWLSAFNYANLLGAIVGALLSAVAYDRFGPRVMIAVCSVCSIAFIFIQFYSETPAQLFVGQLVNGCIIAFYPICASAYVGEVTPLVLRGFAATMTNLAFSIGSLVASGILKGTEPLATTLSYKIPIASQWALPLVMLSLVYFVPDPPYWLVRKGRTEDALQSLRRLAASGVDVGHKLAHIRETLRLEESFSLQGSTRPSYLECFRGPNLRRLTICVMAYSMQAFTGNVFFISYAVHFMELAGLDAADAFSMNLGLTGVGFLGTCISWFLLSYLGRRTMYLFGCCSLALVLFAVGAVDLAPRQAAARWAQCALMLLCTFIYDLSLGPFCYVLLAEVSSARLRGFTIALSTVACFVWSVVFAVVIPYAMNEDQGNWRGKMGFFFAGTSTLCAVYCYWCLPETRGRTFEELDVLFEQKVPSRKFASATVNINLSTDEGSRREARV, encoded by the exons ATGTCTGGGTCTGAGAAAAAAGTCAACCTGGTCCAGGTGATCCCTGCCGAGTCAGAAACAGACGTCCATGAGGCAGCGCTCTCGTACGAGTTCACCAAGGATGAGCATACCCTCACCTTCTGGGCCGCTGCCCGGCGGCACTGGCCTGCTCTGGCATGGGGAATGTTCATGAATCTG GCCACAGTCCTCAAGGGCATCGACGGGGGCGTGGTGAAAGGCCTCGTCGGGCTAGATGTCTTCAAGGCCACGTACGGCTACTACAATGCAAGCAAGGGCGAGTACATGTTGGCCGCCCAGTGGCTTTCGGCGTTCAACTACGCCAACCTCCTCGGCGCGATCGTCGGCGCTCTTCTGTCGGCGGTCGCCTATGATCGGTTCGGGCCCCGGGTCATGATCGCTGTCTGCTCGGTCTGCTCGATCGCGTTCATCTTTATCCAGTTCTACAGCGAGACGCCGGCGCAGCTGTTCGTCGGCCAGCTGGTCAACGGGTGCATCATCGCCTTCTACCCGATCTGCGCCTCTGCCTATGTCGGCGAGGTGACGCCGTTGGTTCTGAGGGGCTTCGCGGCGACAATGACCAATCTCGCCTTCAGCATCGGCAGTCTCGTCGCCAGTGGGATCCTCAAAGGCACCGAGCCGCTCGCGACGACGTTGTCGTACAAGATCCCCATCGCGTCGCAGTGGGCATTGCCCCTGGTCATGCTGAGCCTGGTCTACTTTGTGCCTGACCCGCCCTACTGGCTCGTACGTAAGGGCCGTACGGAGGATGCGCTACAGAGTCTTCGCCGTCTGGCTGCTAGTGGTGTCGATGTCGGCCACAAGCTGGCCCATATCCGCGAGACACTGCGGCTAGAAGAGAGCTTCAGCTTGCAGGGGTCGACCAGGCCCAGTTACCTCGAGTGCTTCCGCGGGCCGAATCTCCGGCGACTGACGATCTGCGTGATGGCGTATAGCATGCAGGCGTTTACGGGAAACGTGTTTTTCATCTCGTATGCGGTGCACTTTATGGAACTCGCGGGGCTGGATGCGGCCGATGCTTTCTCCATGAATCTGGGACTGACAGGCGTTGGATTCCTGGGCACCTGCATCTCCTGGTTCCTGCTTTCCTACCTTGGAAGACGGACGATGTATCTGTTCGGCTGCTGCTCGCTGGCACTTGTGCTCTTCGCCGTGGGCGCGGTGGACCTCGCCCCCCGGCAGGCGGCAGCGAGATGGGCGCAATGTGCGCTCATGCTCCTCTGCACATTCATCTACGACCTCTCGCTGGGACCCTTCTGCTATGTGCTGCTGGCGGAAGTATCATCTGCGAGACTGCGGGGCTTCACAATTGCCTTGTCAACAGTCGCCTGTTTTGTGTGGAGTGTTGTCTTTGCGGTCGTGATTCCGTATGCGATGAATGAAGACCAGGGGAATTGGCGCGGGAAGATGGGGTTCTTTTTCGCTGGGACGAGTACATTGTGCGCAGTTTACTGTTACTGGTGCTTGCCGGAGACTAGGGGGCGGACatttgaggagctggatgtgCTGTTTGAGCAGAAGGTGCCGAGTCGGAAGTTTGCGAGCGCGACGGTGAACATCAATCTCTCTACAGACGAAGGCTCTCGTAGAGAAGCCAGAGTATAA
- a CDS encoding F-box protein (transcript_id=CADANIAT00009863): MGIPVVDIISATERALSIPELLEQILLHLDMQDLLTSAQRVNRRWLHIISTSPRLQQTLFFRPIAPPARPSRQYTAFPKTPLGAARRRELSPYRAQVRATLNPLLVKQFGPEFFNTGSDSCQCLSDWVYLDAGMQAPWSVKVGSSLLRPDERGARERAFRHPNASWRRMLVSQPPQPGVGYVRDVHDHESPTSVAKGYIDASHEGGLRFGLLYDLVQTLAVSRWKKHHTPFRVSWGAVGSADPSVRVRKGCMEMLEETAVVLAVHYEPPKNSYYPESPQPGTLSKEDFGIPGVEMVDVVGKTDWEQVLLD, encoded by the coding sequence ATGGGGATACCAGTCGTCGACATCATATCTGCGACCGAGAGAGCCCTCTCAATACCTGAACTCCTTGAGcagatcctcctccatctggACATGCAGGATCTGCTCACGTCCGCGCAACGAGTAAACAGGCGCTGGCTACATATCATCTCCACGTCGCCACGGTTACAACAgaccctcttcttcagacCGATCGCACCCCCCGCCAGACCATCGAGACAGTATACCGCGTTCCCAAAGACACCTCTCGGCGCTGCGAGACGACGAGAGCTCAGCCCGTACCGCGCCCAAGTGCGCGCTACGCTGAACCCGCTGCTCGTCAAGCAGTTTGGCCCCGAATTCTTCAACACCGGCTCAGATTCCTGCCAATGCCTCTCAGACTGGGTCTACCTCGACGCAGGGATGCAAGCACCCTGGTCCGTCAAGGTCGGCTCCAGCCTTCTCCGGCCTGACGAACGGGGTGCGCGAGAACGAGCCTTCAGGCACCCCAATGCCTCCTGGCGCCGCATGCTCGTCTCCCAGCCACCGCAGCCAGGGGTGGGGTATGTCCGCGATGTGCACGATCACGAGTCGCCGACCTCAGTCGCCAAGGGATACATTGATGCTTCGCACGAGGGAGGGCTCCGGTTCGGGCTGCTCTATGACCTCGTCCAGACACTCGCGGTCAGTCGGTGGAAGAAGCATCATACCCCGTTCCGGGTCTCCTGGGGCGCCGTCGGGAGCGCCGATCCGTCCGTTCGCGTCCGGAAGGGCTGCAtggagatgctggaggagACCGCTGTTGTTCTGGCTGTACACTATGAACCGCCAAAGAACAGCTATTACCCCGAGTCTCCACAGCCGGGGACGTTAAGCAAAGAAGATTTTGGGATACCGGGGGTCGAGATGGTGGATGTCGTGGGCAAGACGGATTGGGAACAGGTCCTACTCGATTAA